The proteins below come from a single Isoptericola dokdonensis DS-3 genomic window:
- a CDS encoding sensor histidine kinase: protein MTSRPPADDPVFAAPGATPGPSRPTTGATSATADPTPDATPDATPSDALRPPADDDADGTAGDGRTRWGWFARVPLRARLVAIIVLLLGAGLVFAGFATRAVVSEYLVKQLDSQLTQAVRDKSAFGDLSGTGQGLGPSEYVLVLRDTEGTTYPAHAWPQTEEQYGTPVLPDETVDEAVERGEEPFTTTGSGGAEPTDWRVVTVPVRISTVDGPQAGVAYVGLPMAAVDKTVSFLTRSLLWSGIGIVLLGGLGAFWLVQHSLRPLRRIESTAAAIADGDLSQRVPEQPRSTEVGSLSHSLNTMLAQIEVAFAAQEASEQRMRRFVSDASHELRTPLATIKGYGELYRMGALDTGDKVEDTMVRIEDSARRMGTLVNDLLVLARLDEGRPMRQEAVDLVPMVRDTAQDLHALDPTRTVTVAGLAPGSAAPPSLVVTGDADRLRQVLTNLVGNVARHTPAGSPAEILLGRGPDGAAVVEVRDHGPGISEEQAAKIFERFYRADSSRNRSSGGSGLGLAIVAAILASHGGRTEVGTTPGGGLTVRVMLPRRDDYDASRS from the coding sequence ATGACGTCCCGCCCGCCCGCCGACGACCCGGTGTTCGCCGCCCCCGGTGCGACGCCGGGCCCGTCGCGCCCGACGACGGGTGCGACGTCGGCGACGGCGGACCCGACACCCGACGCAACGCCCGACGCGACGCCGTCCGACGCGCTGCGCCCGCCCGCGGACGACGACGCGGACGGGACGGCCGGTGACGGGCGGACGCGCTGGGGCTGGTTCGCCCGGGTCCCGCTGCGCGCCCGGCTGGTGGCGATCATCGTGCTCCTGCTCGGCGCCGGCCTGGTGTTCGCGGGCTTCGCCACCCGCGCGGTGGTGTCGGAGTACCTGGTCAAACAGCTCGACAGCCAGCTCACGCAGGCGGTGCGCGACAAGTCGGCGTTCGGCGACCTGAGCGGGACCGGGCAGGGACTGGGCCCCAGCGAGTACGTGCTGGTGCTCCGCGACACGGAGGGCACCACCTACCCGGCGCACGCCTGGCCGCAGACCGAGGAGCAGTACGGCACGCCCGTGCTGCCGGACGAGACGGTCGACGAGGCGGTGGAGCGCGGCGAGGAGCCGTTCACGACGACGGGCAGCGGCGGCGCCGAGCCGACCGACTGGCGGGTGGTGACCGTGCCGGTGCGGATCAGCACGGTGGACGGGCCGCAGGCGGGGGTGGCGTACGTCGGGCTGCCGATGGCGGCGGTCGACAAGACGGTCTCGTTCCTCACCCGGTCGCTGCTGTGGTCGGGCATCGGGATCGTGCTGCTCGGCGGCCTGGGCGCGTTCTGGCTGGTGCAGCACTCGCTGCGGCCGCTGCGCCGCATCGAGTCCACGGCGGCCGCGATCGCCGACGGCGACCTGTCGCAGCGCGTCCCGGAGCAGCCCCGCTCGACGGAGGTCGGGTCGCTGTCCCACTCCCTCAACACGATGCTCGCGCAGATCGAGGTGGCGTTCGCCGCCCAGGAGGCGTCGGAGCAGCGGATGCGCCGGTTCGTCTCGGACGCGAGCCACGAGCTGCGCACCCCGCTGGCGACCATCAAGGGCTACGGCGAGCTGTACCGGATGGGCGCGCTGGACACGGGCGACAAGGTCGAGGACACGATGGTGCGGATCGAGGACTCGGCCCGCCGCATGGGCACGCTGGTCAACGACCTGCTCGTGCTCGCCCGCCTCGACGAGGGTCGCCCGATGCGCCAGGAGGCGGTGGACCTCGTGCCGATGGTGCGGGACACCGCGCAGGACCTGCACGCCCTCGACCCGACCCGCACCGTCACGGTCGCCGGCCTCGCGCCGGGGTCCGCGGCGCCGCCGTCGCTGGTGGTCACCGGCGACGCCGACCGGCTGCGTCAGGTCCTGACGAACCTCGTCGGCAACGTCGCGCGGCACACCCCGGCGGGCTCCCCCGCGGAGATCCTGCTCGGCAGGGGGCCCGACGGGGCCGCCGTCGTCGAGGTCCGGGACCACGGCCCAGGCATCAGCGAGGAGCAGGCCGCGAAGATCTTCGAGCGCTTCTACCGGGCGGACTCCTCCCGGAACCGGAGCTCCGGCGGTTCCGGGCTGGGGCTCGCGATCGTCGCGGCGATCCTCGCCTCGCACGGCGGCCGCACCGAGGTCGGCACGACGCCGGGCGGCGGTCTGACGGTGCGGGTCATGCTCCCCCGCCGGGACGACTACGATGCGTCACGGTCCTGA
- a CDS encoding NYN domain-containing protein, with translation MASLFTEASAAPAQRPARVTYLLVDGENIDATLGMNVLNRRPNPEERPRWDRITGFAQKVWGQDVVPLFFLNATSGQMPMPFVQALMAMGYRPIPLAANGDEKVVDLGIQMTLDAIVDRDADVLLASHDGDFLPQVERLVGQDRRVGLLAFREFVNLQLAGLVPDGLEIFDLEGDVDAFTSPLPRVRIIPIDEFDPLRYL, from the coding sequence ATGGCCTCCCTCTTCACCGAGGCGTCCGCCGCCCCGGCGCAGCGCCCCGCCCGTGTCACCTACCTGCTGGTGGACGGCGAGAACATCGACGCGACGCTGGGGATGAACGTCCTCAACCGGCGCCCGAACCCGGAGGAGCGCCCCCGCTGGGACCGCATCACCGGTTTCGCGCAGAAGGTGTGGGGCCAGGACGTCGTCCCCCTGTTCTTCCTCAACGCGACCAGCGGCCAGATGCCGATGCCGTTCGTGCAGGCCCTCATGGCGATGGGGTACCGGCCGATCCCCCTGGCGGCGAACGGTGACGAGAAGGTCGTCGACCTCGGTATCCAGATGACGCTCGACGCGATCGTCGACCGGGACGCGGACGTCCTGCTGGCAAGCCACGACGGCGACTTCCTGCCGCAGGTGGAGCGCCTGGTCGGTCAGGACCGCCGGGTCGGGCTGCTCGCCTTCCGCGAGTTCGTCAACCTGCAGCTCGCCGGCCTGGTGCCGGACGGCCTGGAGATCTTCGACCTGGAGGGCGACGTGGACGCGTTCACGAGCCCGCTGCCGCGCGTGCGGATCATCCCGATCGACGAGTTCGACCCGCTGCGCTACCTCTGA
- a CDS encoding winged helix DNA-binding domain-containing protein, whose product MRIDGDHRRRLLVSRQLALGLDAPGRPAATTPEEVADRLVALHATDPSSVHLAVLARVPDLTLDDVQAALHVRAGLVKLLAMRRTVFAVPRHLVPVVHAAASADVAPRLRARLLKELATLPTEPPVEDPDALLAAAESQVLDVLREHGPADGTELTRRAPLLRTAFLPATTRAWDVRRHLTAQLLPLLSAQARIVRGAPKGAWTSSRHVWSPMTDLFPDGVPDVDPSVARRELARRWLEAFGPATEADLRWWTGWNLGRTRAALADLDLREVEVDVAPPGADPALVAGVVLRGADLDAPAVDDHVALLPPLDPTTMGWTHRDWYLGDHRPALFDSAGNAGATVWWQGRVVGAWTVREGGDVAHRLLEDVGADGAAAVGAEAARLGTHLAGSSGTVVASVTPLYRELRASPG is encoded by the coding sequence GTGCGCATCGACGGTGACCATCGACGCCGGCTGCTCGTGTCGCGGCAGCTCGCCCTGGGGCTCGACGCGCCCGGACGGCCCGCCGCCACCACGCCGGAGGAGGTCGCGGACCGGCTCGTCGCCCTGCACGCCACCGACCCGTCGAGCGTCCATCTCGCCGTCCTCGCGCGGGTCCCCGACCTCACGCTCGACGACGTGCAGGCCGCGCTCCACGTCCGCGCCGGGCTCGTCAAGCTGCTCGCCATGCGCCGCACCGTGTTCGCCGTCCCGCGCCATCTCGTTCCCGTCGTGCACGCCGCCGCGTCCGCCGACGTCGCCCCGCGGCTCCGTGCCCGGCTGCTCAAGGAGCTCGCGACCCTGCCCACCGAACCGCCCGTCGAGGACCCTGACGCCCTGCTCGCCGCCGCGGAGTCGCAGGTGCTCGACGTGCTGCGCGAGCACGGCCCCGCCGACGGCACCGAGCTGACCCGTCGCGCACCTCTCCTGCGCACCGCGTTCCTGCCCGCCACCACCCGGGCCTGGGACGTGCGCCGGCACCTCACCGCCCAGCTCCTGCCGCTGCTGTCCGCCCAGGCGCGGATCGTCCGCGGCGCGCCGAAGGGCGCCTGGACCTCCAGCCGGCACGTATGGTCGCCCATGACCGACCTGTTCCCCGACGGCGTCCCCGACGTCGACCCGTCCGTCGCGCGACGCGAGCTCGCACGACGCTGGCTGGAGGCGTTCGGGCCCGCCACCGAGGCCGACCTGCGCTGGTGGACCGGGTGGAACCTCGGCCGGACCCGGGCGGCGCTCGCCGACCTGGACCTCCGGGAGGTCGAGGTCGACGTCGCACCGCCCGGCGCCGACCCGGCGCTCGTCGCCGGTGTCGTGCTGCGCGGTGCCGACCTCGACGCCCCCGCCGTCGACGACCACGTCGCGCTGCTGCCCCCGCTCGACCCCACGACGATGGGCTGGACCCACCGCGACTGGTACCTCGGCGACCACCGGCCGGCGCTCTTCGACAGCGCCGGGAACGCGGGGGCGACCGTCTGGTGGCAGGGAAGGGTCGTCGGCGCGTGGACGGTCCGCGAGGGCGGCGACGTCGCCCACCGACTGCTGGAGGACGTCGGCGCCGACGGCGCGGCCGCCGTCGGCGCCGAGGCGGCCCGGCTCGGCACGCACCTGGCGGGCAGCAGCGGGACCGTGGTCGCCTCGGTCACACCGCTCTACCGGGAGCTCCGCGCGTCACCCGGGTGA
- a CDS encoding type 1 glutamine amidotransferase, whose translation MHEIIPTAAPRVTVLQHSSDVPLDRFARSLGEVRLVRLYAGDAVPALDECGDGLVVLGGQMNAYADDVAPWLPAVRALLAEAVAAGLPTLGICLGAQLLAVAGGGSVAIAAPPGREAGVVPVRWRREAWDDPVLAPVVQATGAQRPDDLEHPARTTAVVSMHADAVIEPPRGAQWLGWSDTYPYQAFRWGSALGVQFHPEASPSLAVRWALGHTDVDTAAVHAQVVAHDAVLAATGELLAAAFLDQVRAAVGREATAA comes from the coding sequence GTGCACGAGATCATCCCGACCGCGGCGCCCCGGGTCACGGTGCTGCAGCACTCCTCCGACGTCCCGCTCGACCGGTTCGCACGGTCGCTCGGCGAGGTCCGCCTCGTCCGCCTCTACGCCGGCGACGCCGTGCCCGCCCTCGACGAGTGCGGTGACGGGCTCGTCGTGCTGGGCGGCCAGATGAACGCCTACGCCGACGACGTCGCGCCGTGGCTCCCGGCCGTGCGTGCGCTGCTCGCCGAGGCGGTGGCCGCCGGCCTGCCGACGCTGGGGATCTGCCTCGGCGCGCAGCTCCTCGCCGTCGCCGGGGGTGGGAGCGTGGCCATCGCCGCACCGCCCGGGCGCGAGGCCGGCGTCGTGCCGGTCCGGTGGCGTCGCGAGGCCTGGGACGACCCGGTGCTCGCCCCCGTCGTCCAGGCCACCGGCGCGCAGCGTCCCGACGACCTCGAGCACCCCGCCCGCACCACCGCGGTGGTGTCGATGCACGCCGACGCCGTCATCGAGCCGCCCCGGGGCGCGCAGTGGCTCGGCTGGTCCGACACCTACCCCTACCAGGCCTTCCGCTGGGGTTCGGCGCTCGGTGTCCAGTTCCACCCCGAGGCGAGCCCGTCGCTCGCCGTGCGGTGGGCGCTCGGGCACACCGACGTCGACACCGCCGCCGTGCACGCGCAGGTCGTGGCGCACGACGCCGTCCTCGCCGCGACGGGCGAGCTCCTCGCCGCCGCGTTCCTCGACCAGGTGCGGGCCGCCGTCGGCCGGGAGGCCACCGCCGCCTGA
- a CDS encoding response regulator transcription factor produces MSEPEARLVVVDDEPNIRELLSTSLRFAGFEVHAAGDGNTALQLVRDTEPDLVVLDVMLPDMDGFTVTRRMRSTGRHTPVLFLTARDDTQDKVQGLTVGGDDYVTKPFSLEEVVARIRAVLRRTAGAAPDDDAVVRVGDLELDEDSHEVRRAGVEIDLSPTEFKLLRYLMLNAGRVLSKAQILDHVWQYDWGGDANIVESYISYLRRKIDHLTVPGPDGADVELPPLIHTKRGVGYLLRAPQR; encoded by the coding sequence ATGAGCGAACCCGAGGCCCGGCTGGTCGTCGTCGACGACGAGCCCAACATCCGCGAGCTGCTGTCCACGTCCCTGCGCTTCGCAGGCTTCGAGGTGCACGCCGCCGGCGACGGGAACACCGCTCTGCAGCTGGTGCGCGACACCGAGCCCGACCTGGTCGTGCTGGACGTCATGCTGCCCGACATGGACGGGTTCACCGTGACCCGTCGGATGCGTTCGACCGGACGGCACACGCCGGTGCTCTTCCTCACCGCGCGCGACGACACCCAGGACAAGGTCCAGGGCCTCACCGTCGGCGGCGACGACTACGTGACCAAGCCGTTCAGCCTGGAGGAGGTCGTGGCCCGCATCCGCGCGGTGCTGCGCCGCACCGCGGGTGCCGCGCCGGACGACGACGCGGTGGTGCGCGTCGGCGACCTGGAGCTCGACGAGGACTCGCACGAGGTGCGCCGCGCGGGGGTCGAGATCGACCTCTCCCCCACCGAGTTCAAGCTGCTGCGCTACCTCATGCTCAACGCGGGCCGGGTGCTGTCGAAGGCGCAGATCCTCGACCACGTGTGGCAGTACGACTGGGGCGGTGACGCGAACATCGTCGAGTCCTACATCTCCTACCTGCGGCGCAAGATCGACCACCTGACCGTGCCCGGCCCGGACGGCGCGGACGTCGAGCTGCCGCCGCTGATCCACACCAAGCGCGGCGTCGGCTACCTCCTGCGGGCACCGCAGCGATGA